The Urbifossiella limnaea nucleotide sequence AACTGTGCTGCGACAGCATCGCGCTGTGGTGGCACGAGCACGGCCGTGCCGCCTACCCGGACGCGAAGCGGTTATTGATCCTGTGCGACGGCGGCGGCAGCAACAGTGCCACCCAGTACCTGTTCCAGGAGGACCTGCAACGCCTGGCGGACCGACTGGCGATCGAACTCCGGGTGGCCCATTACCCGCCGTACTGCTCGAAGCACAATCCGATCGAGCACAAGGTGTTCCCGCACATCACGCGGGCGTGTCGGGGCGTGATCTTCCACACCGTGGAGGTCGCCCGGCAATTCATCGCCCGGGCGAGGACGGACGCCGGCCTGCGGGTGACCGTGAGCCTACTGGACAAGGTGTACGCCACCGGTCGGAAGTACGTCGAAGGGTTCCGGACGAGCATGAAGATCGCCTTCGACGACTACCTCCCGAAATGGAACTACCGAGCCCTACCCCAAACCGCATGAATTCGGGAAGTAGTTGAGGACCAGATCCTTAGCGAAGCCGTCTTCCTGACCGACGCGTGCCTCGGCAAGTCGGTCGGGGAGGCGCTCCGCGCCGCCGGCTGGGTCGTCGAGTGGCACCTGGATCACTTTCCCGAAGGTACCGAGGACGTGGCCTGGCTCCCGGTCGCAGGGGAACGTGGCTGGGTGGTGCTGACCAAGGACAAGGCCATCCGCCGCAAGCCGGCCGAGCGAGAGAAGGTGATCGCCTACGGCGTGCGGATGTTCACGCTCCCGAGCGGGAGCATGAACGGCGAGGAGATGGCGCAGACGTTCCTCGACAGCGGCCGGGACATCGGCCGCACCCTCCACCGCCACCCGTGGCCGTTCGTGGCCCAAGTTTCGCGGCAGGGCGTAACCGTACTGCTCGAAGAGCCACCGTCGGAGCCGCCCGGCGAGGGAGCCGAATCGGACGACGAATGAGACACACGTCGCGCCGTACTACGCCAGCCCCAGCCGCCGGCGGGCGCTCTCCGAGTAGCTGAACACCAACTCCTCCCCCGCGGCGACCGGGCGGCGGGTCCGCAGCACCACCCGGCCGGGGTGCTCGACGCGCTCCAGGTTGGCGTCCGCGGCGTGGTTGACGAGGCCGCCAAGCCC carries:
- a CDS encoding PIN-like domain-containing protein, translating into MTDACLGKSVGEALRAAGWVVEWHLDHFPEGTEDVAWLPVAGERGWVVLTKDKAIRRKPAEREKVIAYGVRMFTLPSGSMNGEEMAQTFLDSGRDIGRTLHRHPWPFVAQVSRQGVTVLLEEPPSEPPGEGAESDDE